The genome window CACTGTActctaaaaataaagtgttttttacaaacttgacatgttcatgagtcacttgcagtccattcagaatggacccatgaaccaccagttgggaaccactggtttagctGGTCTTGACTCCAACACTGGATGGTAGCATTTAGCTTGAAGCACTGGTGGGTGTAAAAGCAAATTCATACTTTCCATGTGTCAGGGATAGTCCATCAGGGTCCACTTTGGTCggtgtgatgtaaatgtcttcatCTGCCCATGTCCGTGAAAGTTTGCACAGACCCCTATGGCAACCTATGTGAGGCCTAAAATTTGCAATGGCACAAACTGTCAGTCGTAGTATGTATGGAACCGCCTGTGCATTTGTGCGACCTATCTAAGTCCGCAGCTGCTGCAGATATGGAGAGCGGAAAGTACATCTGAACCATAAGCATCTTGGAAAAACTGCTGGTGTTGCTGTAGACTCTTGTTGAATTATCCATGGCTAAAGGAACTAAACACGGCATAGTGCCGAAAAATTTGTCTACATAAAAACATAGCAGCCCTAATAATACCATAAAAAATCTGACATGACATTATAAAGCAGCTGCTTTAAATCTGTTGTCTCATCCTCTGCATCCGTCCACTCCTCTGTTTTCAGTCAGCTCCTGATGGATGGAAGAACTCCGTGCGTCACAACCTCTCCCTGAACAAGTGCTTTGAGAAGGTGGAGAACAAAAATGGGAACTCGTCCCGCAAAGGCTGTCTGTGGGCTCTCAATCCGGCCAAGGTGGAGAAAATGCAGGAGGAGCTGCACAAGTGGCGTCGCAAGGACCCCGTCAGTGTTCGCAGGAGCATGGCGAGACCAGGTGGGTCCCTTAAACTTATCGAAAGATGTCAATGCCAAGAATTAATCAGTGTTTGCTGATCTGACCTGTTGCTAAATTTTAGTTCATCTTATTcgattcaaactttatttaatacACGTTTTCTACAGAAGACCTTGATCGTCTACTGGGGGAGAGACCAGAGAAGTTCAGGTCTTTGCCATCTTACACCAACTCAGGTCTGTTATCCAGAGTGGCCCCCATATACAACACCGCCTCGTCATCTTGCACCCCGGCCCCACTTCGACCGCCCTGCTTCCCGAGTCGCCGTCCACAGTATGCCCACGCTCAGCTTCAGCAACCCTACTACCTtccccctgctgctgctcaccccAGCAACTCATTTGCCCTGTACTCACCCTGTGgacagcagccagcagctggcaTCCCATCAGCCTCTGGAAGCTTGCACTCCCCTATGGCTGGTAAGATGCCACCTGTGTACAATGGCACCCTGCAGGCTGAGTACAGCTCCAGGAGCATGCAGGACCTGCTGTTGGAGGGAGATGCCAGTTATGACATCGACACGCTGAACCCCAGTCTGACAGACCTGCAGCTGCAAGGTACGAGAGTCAGGTTGAGACAATACGATGGATAGGAATAAAACTCAGGTGTTAGTGGTAGCATTAAAGATGGCTCTGTTGTGTTACAGAGTTACagatatttctttatttttctcaggTAACTTGTGGGAGGAGTTACGGGAGGACAGCCTAGTGTGCGATCCCCACGTCGCCAACACAACCCTGTCCACGACCTCTGCCCCGCAGGACCACCACCATGTCCAGACCAGCTGCCTGCAGGTCACATCTCCTGTCACTCAGACGTCAGAGGTGACTGCCATTGGTCGAAGAAAAGCTGAAAACGAGGAAGAAAACACGGGCAGAAACTTTGAGCAGCGTGGCTATTTAAATGGATTTCATCCTGTGGTTTATTCGGGGGTGGAGAGTCTGACTGGGTATCTGACCTCTTGCACCACATCCATCTCATTAATGTAAACGCTGTACTATAGTAACTTAGCGAGCAGCTGAATGCAACTTTAATCTGTGACAGACTCTGTGGAGGAACAAGTTATAAAGATATTGACTGTGTCACCAACAAGATGAAAAATAAGAGCTTTTACAATAACTTTGTCTCTTTCaatacacatttttccccaCCACTAATTTATTTGCATGCGCTCTTGTCACATGTCATGAGGAGTTAGcaaataaaatagattttataaatggaaacagagagacagttGATATATTAAAATTGTAGTTAAAATCTCCCatgaaaactttatttgtaaatttaGCTATTTATTTACCTTTTAAAAACTGTATTACAAAATTGtgatttcatgtattttttaagTGACTCAAAAAGcgttttgtcatttatgaattTTCACATCTGACTAAATATGATTTCAAATTGATGACACATTAATATATTTGTACTCTAGTAACATCGCTTGCCTGATGGAGGATGATACAGTAAGTGGTGTCATGGCAACAGTGCAGTAAGACTGacgcaagatggcagcaaagaCACTTTATGACCTGCAGCTTGTTCAACATGAGGAATTATCCCCTGATGTAACAGTCAGATCTTCtactttctgtttttatgtgtgttttctagaaacatgagaaaaaaatacaacacttTTTTTGGAGTAAATCTGAACTAGGTAAATAGGTCGTTTAACTTTCTTGTGGATAAACCTTATCAGCAGACACGTGCAAAGACCCCAGGTGGTGCTCAAGAACCTGACCTCTTCCCTCTGTCTAGATAAGTGCCCTTTTTGTGAGTCATTTTATTCCtatttcttttaataattttatattttcaaatttggcacatggCATCAATTCTCAATTGTGCTGTAAGCCCAACACCTGCATTTGAGTCGAGCCCCTGCCTCTCCGTCTTCAAGTTCCCTTGTGGCAGCCGTACGTATAATGAGCGCTTTACATCTCCCTGACCTGCCTTCATGGACAGCCAGGTAACGACAGTGTTTGTCCTACACCTTGGCACTGTTTGTCACCACTGTCAGATTAAAGCACTATTAAAACATCTCAGTACAGCCAGTCTAATTTAGGCTATAACTCACCATTAAGCTTCACAAAAAGTAAGCTAGTCTGGCATAGAACCACACtgtctccctccaactctcgGGTAGATTTGTGTTCACATACTGCTCAGTGTGAGCAGAGTGAAAAACACCTAATTGCTTGTGTCTGTTGAACCCAAGACTCaatttgaaataatgtttatgacCCCCACGTCGCATCcctaaaaataaatttaaacaaaaatggcaTGCAGTTTGAGGTTGCGCTGTGTAAGGAGCACAGACGAGGAGAGGAGGGGCGCAGAGCTGCAGCCACCTCATGCGTCAGTTCTCTGGTATTCTTTAAGAATATCTTAACGTTTATTTAGAACATAATTATACGAATAAGCAAGTGACTACCTAAAAGCAAGTGACTACCTAAAAAGCAAGTGACTAcctaaaaaaaaggaaagcaaaGTAACAAGAGTGAAGAATAGGGAGAAGAGGACACATGGGCTTCCTCGGTTGGAGggtgaatgtttgtttttattattcagaaaacagtgtttttcaattttgtgtgaAGATTTGTTGAGAATGCTTATTTACTTTATAGACCACTAAAGTGTGCAAAATGTGGCATTGTGTtctttgttgtttcctgttttaaataaatgataaaagtgAGTGTGTATCAGCTGCTACGAGTATatagatatttaaaaaactttGCATGAGCCTTTTGTACCAGGAGCACCTGCCctgcaaaatgtctgtgcacgGCACTGCTTATCAGACACAAATTATTAATCCAAACAAAGATTTTTTATGTCCTAACACATGTCAGGGAGGGATCTTTAATCAGAGCTCTGAAAGTGTTAAGATATGGTGAGATTCAGATTACgattcagatttatttactcACAAACTGAGTCATTTACCCTCCTGCGACTCTGCGTCCTCATATAAGGACATTACATTTTAGGACATTCATTCCtcttaacttagacctgctgTCCTCCTTCGtcgacacttttttgtgccatctagtggtagtaacaccacaatacactaatccatgtaagaACAAGATGACGGCCATCTTTGCAGCGACAATCTCCAGCTGATCcggacacaaaagtggacaaggtacaaaacctgatcaaatgtTATGTTATTAAAACTTGTTTATCTATGTTTGTTAACATTTGTAGTTTAATATAGCAACAAAtatgaccaattttagcaatagCAACAAGGTAAGACGCTGTTAATAAGGAAGTGCCTATTTGAGAACAAACAAATCACAAGCTTTTTAGATTTTCTTTTGCAATTTTGCTTTTGCACACATGTTCAggcattgaaataaacagtCCTGACAGCTTTAGACTTGAACAGTGACCCCTAACCCTTTAAGTTATAAAACATTAGTCAAATGTTGCATTGATCGCAATTTTGTTTGTGCACAACAATGTTGGAGCTTTGTGATAGCcagttttatactttattacacACCTGTGACTATTACAAATAAGCCTGTTGTCCCCATAAAGGgacactgtttttctcaaaaaCTACTTACTGTTCAAACATAATGCTTATATTTTTATGGGTCCTTCTCATCCCAATTAGCTAggagaattaaaaaaattaaaaagcacaCTAAACAAAATTAGGGTCTCAGGAAGTTGAAGAGAGCAACAATATTACTTAAAAAAGCACCTAGTTTACACATTGACCTTGGTTTATCTAGCtgcaataataattttaaacatGGACAGGTGGTTTACAGTATTAAGTATTGTGGCAGATACTTCTTGCTGTTCATGTCCCAGGTTGTTAACATAAGTTACTAAATCTTATATTCCTTTCCAAACCTTTCCATCGTCCTGTTATTTTAGGAATTCTGTTGTTAATTATTTGAAGATTATAAGTAGCctcttgtttttttacaaagaaGATTTCTCAAAGTTAAAGCCCTCTTTAAATTCACATCACAAGCCACATGATGGCACACTCTGGAGCTCATCTTAGCACCTCTTCATGAACTGATCTTTTAACCTCTGCTCGACTGTGAGCTTCAGCCATTTAATGTCATCGCACCTCTGATCCAAGCAAAGATCATCCAGCTGAGCTTTGTTCCCTTCCCATTAACAAACCAGTGACCAGTAACTATCTTTTTCTTGCTAATACAAACTGTGGCATGTTGGGGGCTGAATGGGTGGAATTTTCCAGCATGTCATGAGACAATGTGTTTAAGGCCATAAACTGAGGCAAACTGTctgtgcgttccaatacccacaCAACCGTATGCCAGagaaagatttagtatgtcccagtacatatgtcaaatgcagtatgccaaaaataccaggatgttgtactaagccagcatgcttttctggctattctgacccacaatcctctgcacaacGGAAAATACATCAACTGATGACAGCTGATTAGAGGTCCCGATGACggatgacagcacattcaagtaactgatgagcagtcaaatagtaataataggaatattaattgtttaagtgaacaaaataatcctAAATATCATAAACAACATTAGGacatgacaatgaaaataacagttacagagaactgcagatgtaatttcactgtcgcaAATAtatctacaatctgtgcaggTATTACTTTTAAGtaaaactacatacattgcaaagtaacaacagcagagctctcttcTTTTATCTGCGTTTTTGTTAGCAAGAAGCCCCAGCCTACTACAACACTGTATTTGAGAAGATACTTTTTAGATTTGAACTATTGAATAATGCAACATCACCAGTAAGAGTCAGAGAAATCAGGCTGGTAAAAGAATGTTCGTAATTATGGAGAATGTACTAACATTGCACCTTCCCTCCGTATTTACTTGGTTTCATTTCTTTTGTCTCTTCTGTTTGtgctgattctgattcttaaCATCACCGCGGCTCAACATGATTTTTACCGTTATGTTcactagtgatgggcaaagcagttcttaagatgttactgaatcactaaaatcagttcattaaaaagatttgttcaaaagATTCGTTTACCAaatcgttcagtgcttggcaggaggagccctgactgtgtactgcgtagtccgactcagtctctctctgttgctgctgctgctgcatctgccctgcactggtgagtctcattactggccagcctaacgttttaagtttgtttaccTGGAAACTAAGtgtgttaaaacaatggggaggtgtgtaATTGTGTGGCTTGTGGCTTATCTCCtgctacattagccgttagcttggagaaaacggtcccTACGAAAGTGTATCGCTACGAAGAAattatttgaatcactcagggatcgggGTTACGTCGTTCATCTAGTGATTCGTTCATTGAGTGATTTGTCACTCCTGGCCTGCACACtcactgctgagctcaactgaactgagaaatgaactaATCAGTTccagaagtgattcagttcggtacgttcactcaacagattcgttCTTTTGAACGATTCGTTCACGAACAACACAACACTAATGTTCACTTTCTTTCTTCAGTTTCATATTttg of Epinephelus lanceolatus isolate andai-2023 chromosome 4, ASM4190304v1, whole genome shotgun sequence contains these proteins:
- the foxn1 gene encoding forkhead box protein N1 isoform X1, translating into MSDSHVSSKPQTSTPQARLHTCEPHVMSCQQMAESQSKEDRDICLTQQESNTFRVRTADMNRRHSADGTGLGSASGRGPVDSDRFHPYSRQFSDGAVPAAGCLQQSSFSCLQDVCSPDTRSRGSNGEVPTAWEQYNGSAQVSRLMSSYPKPPTLPVEPFMSQSYSSYSSSSPLQQVSSKLYPNSEQSSSSKYSLQSLSTHSHHESMTQSLFPKPIYSYSILIFLALKNSKTGSLPVSEIYSFMTEHFPYFKSAPDGWKNSVRHNLSLNKCFEKVENKNGNSSRKGCLWALNPAKVEKMQEELHKWRRKDPVSVRRSMARPEDLDRLLGERPEKFRSLPSYTNSGLLSRVAPIYNTASSSCTPAPLRPPCFPSRRPQYAHAQLQQPYYLPPAAAHPSNSFALYSPCGQQPAAGIPSASGSLHSPMAGKMPPVYNGTLQAEYSSRSMQDLLLEGDASYDIDTLNPSLTDLQLQGNLWEELREDSLVCDPHVANTTLSTTSAPQDHHHVQTSCLQVTSPVTQTSEVTAIGRRKAENEEENTGRNFEQRGYLNGFHPVVYSGVESLTGYLTSCTTSISLM
- the foxn1 gene encoding forkhead box protein N1 isoform X2; the protein is MNRRHSADGTGLGSASGRGPVDSDRFHPYSRQFSDGAVPAAGCLQQSSFSCLQDVCSPDTRSRGSNGEVPTAWEQYNGSAQVSRLMSSYPKPPTLPVEPFMSQSYSSYSSSSPLQQVSSKLYPNSEQSSSSKYSLQSLSTHSHHESMTQSLFPKPIYSYSILIFLALKNSKTGSLPVSEIYSFMTEHFPYFKSAPDGWKNSVRHNLSLNKCFEKVENKNGNSSRKGCLWALNPAKVEKMQEELHKWRRKDPVSVRRSMARPEDLDRLLGERPEKFRSLPSYTNSGLLSRVAPIYNTASSSCTPAPLRPPCFPSRRPQYAHAQLQQPYYLPPAAAHPSNSFALYSPCGQQPAAGIPSASGSLHSPMAGKMPPVYNGTLQAEYSSRSMQDLLLEGDASYDIDTLNPSLTDLQLQGNLWEELREDSLVCDPHVANTTLSTTSAPQDHHHVQTSCLQVTSPVTQTSEVTAIGRRKAENEEENTGRNFEQRGYLNGFHPVVYSGVESLTGYLTSCTTSISLM